AATGCCGCAGAAGCGGTCCTAGCCCCTGGCCCAATTCCGCAAATGCGGACCCTCACTCACAGAAgcaagaccgcagatgcggtaccctAACCGCAGGGTGGAAATTGTTGAAGgcagtgccttcatttaatacgggaatgtgtcatttttgacacatttccaccattgtttgggcgatttgggagatTCCAAAGAGAGAtattccacctagcatcttgaggtaagttcatcccactcatttctagtttaatacttgagtcTTGGATAGATTAACACACAACGATTAAGGAACAAttatggggttagagcaaaacctatgGTTCTGATAAATGTTAGATTTAACAACGAAATATGTTATGAAATGAAggagaaatcatatattattgatacttaggttataaagaacaactttcttcgaaaaatttcagaatccgggcatattggcccggggtcggattttaggaaacttgtgtttagggttgggaaatttctttaatagttagaatgcgaacttgtgagcttgtattgagTAGTTCCTACCTtgtttaattagttttggatcgtttggctccaaattgagggtttaagcacgttcttggtattggaagtacgcttcggagcgaggtaaatctcctttctaaccttgtaagaggaaattatcCCCATtggtgtaataattgaataaattaccactaaatgtgggggctacgtacgcactgggtgacgagagtccatacgtagctactaCTATGTTAATTgtctgggtagtttaggacccgtatcatgccatATTTACAAATGTTTATATCCTTTCATGCTAATGAAATCACTTAAgatatgctagagacttggaaaTGAACCTAGGTGAACGTATGCACTTGTttgaacacttgtatgaattatttgaatataaatgcacCTTCGTGCACCTTCttgatgataattgatatttgtggatcgggccgatcgcctcgaTAGAAAAAGATGCATCTATGCTTTGCGCCATTTGACCCTCTGGTAGTGCacagtttcttttctgttggatcgggtcgtacaacCTCAGCATAACGTGCACATTAtatttatgtgaaatcttattcatgacttactttgttaaatgctctgaaatgtaaatggctaactgtGATACTATCTAGGCATGACTTATCATTTCTTGCTATAAACTGATATTATCTGTGacatccatgcttagcataaaaCTTTAGTATATTATTcaaccctagtaagtatcaagtcgacctctcgtctctacttcttcgagattagatgggatacttactgggtacatattgtttatgtactcatactacgcttctgtacttaattgtacaggatctgaggcacgTACATTTGGCTATCAGTCCGGTGCGCGTTCCTAATCATAGTCTGAGACTTCCAcagtgagctgctcccttcctatgccgttcagcagcttaatggagtctctctttacttTTGGTTGTCTACCCTATTCAGACAATAGGATAGATTTACTCTTTTATACATTCTACTAGATGCCCAcgtacttgtgacactaggtaTTGGCatacacattagtagactatacttttgggaattgtataattatttttggtaAGTTACTAATTATCACTTGCTTTTAACTTCAAATTAAGAAATTGCTATACTTGTTTTGGTgaagtaaaatgagaacttattaatatttccgcattggcttgcctgacaatggtgttgggcgccatcacaacctataataaaattgggtcatgacaatatggtatcagagcactaggttcacgtaggtctcacaagtcatgggcaaacctaatagagtcttgcgtattggtacggagacatttgtatttttcttcgagagggtgttaggaaactactctttattcatttcctatcgtgcagtggttggtatactaaattccctcttttattctctcacaaatggtaagGACATGCATGACAGATGTTCCAAACCAATGAGGGGTTGGTCCCCTCATTGCTAGAGGACAAGGGAGGGCACCGGcctgaggtaggggacgaggacgtCCCAGAGCTGTTCTAGTAGTACCACCAGCGGATCCTACGGGAGATCCTATCATTGAGGAgtagggcgaggtgcccgcagtTGAGCCTACCCCGGTGGACATTATGACAACACCGGGTTTCCAAgaggtcatgggtcgtatgcTGCGGTTTATGGACcccatgactcaggctggtttatttccagtggatccagctacatcacaggtaggaaggggagcacagacccctactgctcatgCTCCTGATCATGTAGTTGCAGTGTATCAGACTCTGAGTGCACTACCCGCAGATGGGGCTTAGCCAGTTGCTACAGTGGTGCCCGGGCCCAGACCAACTGCTGATCGTGACCCATAAAAGttgttggatagatggactagacttcaccatcttgtcttcgggggtgagcgtcatgaggatgcccaggatttcattgataggtgcagggacagactacacaacatgaggatattggattCGCATgaggttgacttcactacttttcagctagaaggcagggcccgtagatggtggcagtcctatgttcttggcaggccagcaggttcCCCTCCCATCACTTGGGGCTAGTTTACACAGTTATTCTTggacaggtatattccaccctctgagaggtAAGAGATGCagtatcagtttgagcagcttgagTAGGGTCAGATGTCTGTGACCGACTACGAGGCAAGATTTTCTGAGTTATCCCACCATATattgatgatacttcctactaaCGCACAAAGGGTGCGGAGGTTCGTTGCAGGGTTGTATTCTGGCATTAGGccaacatggcccgagaggtggagatggggacttcttatcagctagtagtggagattgctcggaggaaTGAGGGCTATTGTCTAAGGGGTAGGGAGCAGATGCAGCAGGATAAAAGGGCTAGATTCTGCAGAGAGTTCAGAGGAGCCCCGGCTAGGGGTATatgtcagtttgggaggggtcagcccagtaGACCCCCATATTCAGCATCACTACCTGCTCGGGGTGCTCCAGCGCACCCCTATTTCAGTGTcatgccagagagttcttatTGCCCACCAGCTATTCAAGGTTCCTCCAGTGGGTATTCAGATCCCCAAGGTTCTTCATATTCCTATTTCAGTGTTATGTCGGATAGTTCATACCGTCCACCGATTATCCAAGCTTCTTCCAGTGGGTCTATAGGCCATTAGGGTCATCCATCAGGGCAGCAGGTCGCCGCACCATGGGGTTGTTTTTAGTGCGGAgaccttggtcatatgaggagatacCACCCCAGGCTACGGGGCAAGGCAGTATAGCAGGGTTAGCAGCTTATGATTTCAGCACCAGTTGCCCAGCCATCTAGAGGTAGGGAGCAGACTGGTAGAGGTCgtcttagaggtggaggccagacagGGAGAGGTCATCCAGCTACTGCTCAGTcgggtggaggccagccagccggctCTCTAGCTAGATTCTATGCCCTTCTGGCCAGGCCAGATacattggcctcagatgccgttatcacaggtattattttcgtctgcggtagagatgcttcggtattatttgatctagggtctacctattcttatgtatcatctctgttttcTCATTTTCTGGTTATTCCTTCGGAGCCTTTGGGCACTcatgttcatgtgtccactcatGTGTGTGAATCTGTGGTTGTAGATCGGATCTACGGGTCATGTATGGTCACATTttgtggtttcgagactagagtAGATCTCTTATtacttgatatgatcgactttgaggtcatcctgggcatggattggttatccccataccacgtcatccttgattgccatgccaaTACTGTTACATTAGTAATGCTAGTGTCGCCAGGGTTtagtggaagggttccacagttgatacatctagtcgggttatctctttcctgaaggctcgacACATGGTCGAGAATGGGTGTTTAACCTATCTAGcctatgttcgggacaccaccgccGAGTCTCCAACGATTGATTCAGTCCCTATAGTTCGGGAGTtcaccgatgtgtttccttctgatcttcctggcTTGCCGCCGGATTGCGATATTgatttctatattgatttggctccagatacccagcctatatctattctgTCGTACCATATGGGtccgaaagagttgaaagagttgaaggataagcttgaggagttgttagcaaagagGTTTTTAGaccaagtgtgtcaccttggggtgcaccggtgttgtttgtaaagaagaaggatgggaccatgcaaatgtgcatcgattaccgccagttgaacaaggttaccatcaagaacaagtacacGTTGTcgtgcattgatgatttgttcgaccagttgcagggtgctagggtgttctataagatcgacttgagatcggtACCATAAGTTGAGGATTCGGGACTCAGAtattccgaagactgctttcTGTACATGATATATTTATTAtaagtttctggtgatgtcctttggcttgactaatgccccaacagcatTTATGGACCTGATGAATAGGGTGTTCATACCTTATATTGATTAATTcatcatcgtcttcattgacgacatcttgatatactcacatAGCCTGggagagcacgagcagcatttgagagtagtgcttcagaccttgtgGGAGCAGAacttgtatgctaagttctccaagtgtgagttttggctagtatcagtggctttcttagggcatattatgtcaggagagggtattaaggtggatcccaagaagattgaggcagttcagagttgtccacgtcctacttcagtgaccgagatcaggagtttcatggggttagcaggttattacagacAACTcatgcagggcttttcatctattgcatcacctctgactagattgacccaaaatggtgctcctttccattggtccgataattgtgaggcgagctttcagaagctcaagacagctttgactacaacaccagtcCTTGTGTTGCCTTCTAGTTaagggatgtatacggtatattgtgacgcttcacgcgttggcttgggttgtgtattgatgcaggaggggcaagtttttgcatatgcttcacgccagctgaagattcatgagaagaattatcctgtgcatgatctagagttggcgccgattgttcatgctcttaagatatggagacattatttgtatggggtgtcatgtgaggtttacactgattatcgcagcttacagcatttgttcaagcagagggatctcaatttgaggtagtgtagatggcttgagttactgaaggatgatgacatcaccattctttatcatctggGCAAGGCAAATGaggtcgcggatgccttaagcaggaaagcagagagtataggtagcttggcattcatttcagcagaggagaggccactagccttgGACATTTAGTCTTTGGCTAATAGATTTGTGAGGTTAGGTATTTGAAATCCTAGCCGAGTCCTTGTgtgtgttgttgctcagtcttcattattggggtagATCAAGGCCCGATAGTTCGATGATCCGCACTTGGTAGTTCTCAGAGAGATAGAGctacagggtagtgccaaggaggtttctatgggcgaggatggtgttctgcgactccaggcctgcctatgtgttcctaatggtGATGGtgtgagggagaggattctagaggaggcatacagttcgcggtattccactCATCTGGGTGCTACGAatatgtatcgtgacttgaggcagcattattggcggcggaggatgaagaaataCATAGTGGAGTATGCGGCTAGGTGCTTGAATTGCCAACAGGttaagtatgaacaccagaggccaggtggcctacttcagcagatgcctatacctgagtggaagtgggagcgcattactatagacttcgtagttggattgccctggaccttgcggaagtttgatgcaatgTGGGTCATttttgataggttgaccaagtcggcacactttattctggttgtgactacttacacttCAGCGAGATtagctcagatttacattcggtAGATAGTctggttgcacggtgtgcctgtttccattatatcagatagaggccctcagttcacttcccatttctggagagccgttcagagtGAGTTAGGGACCCGTGTGGAGCTTAGCACAACATTCCATACTTAGACCGACAGACAGTCAGAGCAGACAgtttagattttggaggacatgctcagagcatgtgtgattgattttggaggacagtgggatcaattcttgcccttggcagagtttgcttacaacaatagctatcagtccaacatagagatggctccatttgaggctttatatggtcggcgatgtcgttctcctatcttgtggtttgagcctggtgaggctaagttgtacgatacagacttggtgcaagatgccttggaaaaggtaaagttgattcttgagaggattcgcacaactcagtccagacagaagagttacgcggatcagaaggtgcgtgatgtatcattcatggttggcgagaaggtcctcttgaaagtctcgccaatgaagggtgttatgagatttgggaagaagttcatgttgagcccaaggtttattggcccatttgaggtttTGAGGTGAGTTGGGAAGGTCACTTATGAGCTGGCTTTACCCctagcttatcgggagttcatccagcTTTCCATGTATCGATGTTGCGGAAGTATCAcgccgacttgtcccatgtgttacACTTCAGTACTATAAAACTGGATGAGAgtctgggttatgaggaggagccaattgccattattgataggcaGGATCACcaattgagatccaagaggatttccgcATTAAAGGTCCAGTAGAGGGGCCAACCagttgaggaggcgacctgggagtccgaggaggacatgtggAGAATATACCCCCATCTTTTTCCTAGCTCAAGTACTCTTtgtatgtccgttcgaggacgaacgtttgtttgagaggtggagaatgtaacgacctgactggtcaTTTTGCTTTTTAGGACCCCGTTCCTCTAAGTAATACTTCCCGCgcttgttttaattaatttacgacctgcggggatggttggttcgggatttgaaagagcttgggttgaaataggcacacttgattccttaagatttccTTAAAAtgataagtttgactttggtcaacatttcaAGTAAACAGACCCAAACTTGTGTTTTAACGGTCcaggagggtccgtaggaaaatatgggacctgggcgtatgcccgaaatcgaattctgagTTCCCTAGCATGAGTAATGAATTTtcattagaaattgttaaactgaaattctacaGATTTAATGAAATTGAATAATGCTTGATCATATTTGTATCGGGCCCGTAtattggttctggagcccggtataggtccaatATAACGTTTAATACTTGcccacaaaatttggtgtcaatccgagtaacataagtacgtttcggcgcgTTAGAAGTGAATtcaagaacttgaagttcataagtttgattcaattggttttagggagtgattcttagatttagtgtTGTTTCGAGCGTTCCGAGGGTTCGAGCATTTCATGATTTCatacttgtcggtatgttcggacggggccCGGGGGCCCCAAGCATCAATcgaacgaggctcgagtgaagttgaaaaaaaaaattggcaaGGAGATGAAGCTCCAattatctgtcataaccgcaccttcGGTTGGTTAGTCGCAGGTGAGAGACCCAGGTGCCGTCGAAAcatcgcagaagcggccaagaaAAGGAGCCCAGGAATCGCAGAAGCGACTTCATAAGAGCGGATCCAATGCTGCAGAAGCGGTCCTAGTCCCCTGGCCCAATTCCACAGATGCGGACCCTCTCCTGTAGATGCGGTTccctaaccgcaggtgcgaaaatcgctgaaggcagtgcattcatttaatacgggaatatgtcatttttgacacatttctaccattgtttgggcgatttgggagcttccaaagagaCATATTCCACCTAGTATCTTGACGTATGTTCATCCCacttatttctagtttaatacttgagtcctgggtagattaacacacaaagattaaagaaaaatcatggggttagagcaaaacctagggttttgataaaagttaggtctaaccacaaaatttgttatgaaatgaagtagaaatcatatattattgatccttaggttataaggAATAACTTTCTTCGAAATATTTTGGAATCCGGATGCATGGGCCCAGGCcgaattttaggaaacttgtgtttagggttggaaaatttctttaatagttagaatgcgaacttgtgagcttgtattgacaaGTTCTTACCTC
The Nicotiana sylvestris chromosome 11, ASM39365v2, whole genome shotgun sequence DNA segment above includes these coding regions:
- the LOC138880849 gene encoding uncharacterized protein; this encodes MISAPVAQPSRGREQTGRGRLRGGGQTGRGHPATAQSGGGQPAGSLARFYALLARPDTLASDAVITGIIFVCGRDASVLFDLGSTYSYVSSLFSHFLVIPSEPLGTHVHVSTHVCESVVVDRIYGSCMVTFCGFETRVDLLLLDMIDFEVILGMDWLSPYHVILDCHANTVTLVMLVSPGFSGRVPQLIHLVGLSLS